Within Takifugu rubripes chromosome 20, fTakRub1.2, whole genome shotgun sequence, the genomic segment TGGAAACACGTTTTAAGTTTGAGTGGAGGCAGCAGCCCCGAGAGGAAGGTATGCTGTTTGATTTTAGTTCCTACCGATGTGACAACTCAAGTTCATCCTGTCGGCCTACCCTCACTTTGACCTCTTATCGCCTCAGTGTTTTGTTGGTGGGGTGAAGAGGGCTGCCCCAGGCGCTGTTCAGGGACCTGCCCCAGGCCCTCTGCCAAATAAAAACCTCTATGAGCATCACTATGCTGCTCTGGACCAGCTCGCCAAACCTCAGACAAAAACTGTCAGTGCAGAGGgctcagcaggaccaggcagtCCTATCCGGTATGGGTCTGGTGTCTTGGTACTTTGTTAAGCGGCATCATTTGATGATATTTTCCTCTGTATCTTAGAGGGGTACACGCTGCTGTGGCCCCTGGGCCACCCAATGGTCCCTCTGCGCTCCTGAACACTGAGCTCATTAAGAGAGAACTACAGAAACTGCAGGGAGTGCCCTACCAGCCTCATTTTAGTAGGTAAGTCAAGCAGCCGCTTTTAAGTTTCAAATGGATTTAACGGCTTTGTGTGTTCGTCCTTTAAGTTCCTCTGATGTCCCCTGTTTCATGTCCAGGCAGCGTGCTCAGGTAGCTCGTGGGCGGGCAcaccaggtggaggagtttttacagaggaagagagaagccATGCTCAACAAAGTTCGTGCAGAGGGACAGCTGGTATGTAACGTCAGCACTTTTTCTCAGTTAAACTTTAGACAAAATTCTAAACATCTTCTGAACAGCACTTACTATACTCAAACCAAATTCAAGAAAAGTGGACTTGATGTGCTATGTATCAAAAGTTATGTATCTCTTTGCCTGTCCACACATTCAAACGGCTCCGTGTATTGTGAAAGGCTTCGCTTGCATTGCCAAAATTAAGCATTAGCCACATTTTAACTCTTTGTCTAGCTTAGCAGTTTGTGCAGCTGAGTTAGATTTTAGAGCAGTTAGCATTTGTTGCAAATAAGCCAAATAAGGTTGGGAATGAACTTTAGAGGGATATTTTTTTAGACTTGGTGTGATTAAGATTTACTccccttttaaaaaaagggagcCCTTTCAGCACGATTGATAGAATATGTGCGTCCATTTTTGGCCACTTGGGGGCGACAAAATATTAAGAATCAGAAAGACGCTACGAGTTCAGAGTTTAAGTCTATTTGTGGGATAATTTTGTAATGATATATTTATCCCTCTGAAGTGTGTACTTTTGGCACCTTGAGTGAGAGTGCATTATTTCCCAGCTTCTCTTTGCTTTTTACTTAACAAATGGCTGAATTTCTTCGCAAGCTTGATGCTACTTTTAGCTGAAGACTGGTTGAAATTTGCAGCTATGTGCTATAGATAAGAAAATGAGTTGTTGAGAGGTGCTACAGGAATAAATGCCCATGTTCTTGGTGAAAACAACACAATAGCCTCTATGCTAAAATATTATTTAAGTCAGGAGCTGAATGACAATTTCCATTTATATCAAAGGTACTTTTCGATTAATTCATTTTTGCAGACTTGCTGTCATAACTATCTCTTGGGCCATAATTGTGACTGTTAGTGGGTATGTCATACTAAAATATGATAGATTTATTTTAATGGCCAGCTGGGAAATTGTTAAATTTTGGTTAAATTGAACGGTAAACAGGGTGCTCGGCAAAACCTGGCAGCAATCTTTGGATGCCGGGCTGGTGCGCTTCGATGCAGGAGGCCCAAGGccaacaaagaggaggaggtagGAGCCCAGGCCTGAATGCCTGGCCTCACACTCTACCTCACTCATAACACATGTGGCTTGGCTTGTCATCATTCATGTGTCTGCATAAAACCTCCCTTGGTGCACCCATAATTCAACCTGGCAGCTTAAACCCATGCCCACCCCTTGCACAACATGTGTTTTTTGAAATGTGAATTCTCTTTATTTCACATCAATAGTGCGTGATGTTCACAACATTGCTAGTGTTTCTTTTGGATGATTATCCGCAGTGTCCCATAGAAGACCACTGTGCTGTCACCTGTGCTCCTGAGTTCTGAatgcatgtgtttttttttattttttaatataatcAACATCTTATTAGCTGCTCAGTGCTGTTTTGACCCTGGCTGAAAGGCTATAGTTTGAAAGTACAGGTGAAGTACCTTGTGTGGGCTGCTGCCTATCAACACTCCCATTTTGATCCACACCTCTGTGCAGGTATGTTGAGCAAGTTTTTGTCTTTGTCCTCAGGAGTACTTATCAAGGCTGAGACAGATCCGCTTGCAGAACTTCAATGAGCGGCAGCAGATTAAAGCCCGACTCAGAGGAGAGAGGGTACAGTCCTCCGCTGTCACACTCTCGGAGCCACTACAACGCGACTATTTCAGTTCTCTGACACgttcctgctgtgtgtttcaGTATGACAGTGATGGTTCTGACAGCCAGGAGTCCACCGAGGAGGCAGCGCTCCGGAGAAAGAAGATTGAAGCTTTAAAAGTGAGTTTGGCAAAGAGAGACTGACGCGTTACCCTCTGCAATATGTCGCCAATGATTACAACAGTCATGACGCTGTTATTGAGATGCAGCTCTTATACCTTATTTTTCCCCTGGCAGGCTCAAGCAAATGCCCGTGCTGCTGTCCTTAAGGAGCAAttagagaagaagagaagagaagcccacgagaaagaaaagaaagcttGGGAGGATCATGTATGTTCCTTCGTGTAGGATATACGGATATTTGCGTTCCCTATGACACTTAGGTCTAAACCTGGAGTCTGTGTGTTGTGGCAGCTTGCAGCTCGAGGGATGAAGGTTtccacggcagcagcaggaaacgcGGCAGAAGCCCTGGCAGCGTCGTCCACCTCGCAAAGTCCTCCACCAGAATCCAACCCCCCTCAACAGGAACCTGCAGCCAAGGCTCCGGTCCTGCCTGTTCCCCAAATCCAAACCAGCTCAGCTGTATCCATGACAGCTGCCCTGAAGAACGTTGGCGCCGTCAGTGTATATTTACAGTCAAGTAAATATTAGCTCGAGTTATTTTTAATCACGATTTCTTATTGGAttttttgttttgcagatcACTCCGATGAAAGAAAGCTTGCCTGATTTAGAAAGAGCCACCATCATTCAGGTGAGCACACAGCAGGTCGGCGACCATCAAGATCCGGATACAATCCTGATCCTGGGACAGGCTGCCGGGGTTTCAACAGTAAAACTGGGTCCACGCTAGCAACGCTTTCATGTCTTAACAACCTCTTACTGCGGGGGCAGAGAGCAGGATTATCACAACCACACACCACTAGTACCACCACTTTAAAAAACAGAGCGTTGCTTGGCTAAAGATTTACACACGCAGCTGCGGATGGATGCAGCTGTCAAAAACACCTGTTTCAGTACAAAGATAAGTCATTCTTTCCTCTTACAGAGCGAGAAAAAAGAGATTTTACGCAGACTCAACCAGAACCTGAAAGAAAGTCCAGTAGCAGAGGCGGAGGCGCTGATGCCAACCCCTGGAGGGCCATGTGGAACTGGCCAGGAGCCACACACGGACGCTGGGGAACAGCCCTCTCCGAGCAGGGACCGCAAAAAGTGGGAAGCGGCAGAGCTGTTCGCACTCCCTGTGCCTCAGCAAACCTTAGAGGAAACCTGTTCCACTATAAACGGTAGGTGCACATTTTCCATTTAGAAGGTTGAGATTGAAGCTCCTGTGCGGGTACCGTTGTTAGAATAGAGAGGTCTCTTCTGGCCGAAGGACAGTCTAAAATATTTTGCTCACCCTCTGCTGGTAGGCTGCAGTAAAGCAACTAgctcctcatctcctcatcaTGTTGAACCTGTTTTGTAGTGTTTGATATTATCTTCACCAGCAAAATTGGAAATGTGTTCACAGGTGCATCTTGGGATATTtgtcaaaaaagtcaaaaaAAACCAATGTGTCTAAGTGCCGTTATTGCTCAAAGGAGCAAATTACGGAGGGGTGGCACGTGTATTCTCTGTTTTTTCGAgattctctttttaaaaagtgaatgtTGTTTCAATAACCCTGCGTAGGATAATTTAACATTTCTTTAGTTGTCCCTGGTCCAGCTGGGACCTCGTGCCTGTTTCAAAGTCCTTGCTGAGCATTTTCACCACCATCTTCTCTTCAgcctcctgtgtgtctccagaACAACCACCGTCTTCTGGCGGGGACAGGAAAAGGTGGGAGGCAGGAGTCGTGCTCGTCCCCTCTGTGGCACAGCAAACTCTGGAGGAGACCAGCCTCGCAACCGTCGGTCAGCCTGCCTCCCgccaaagaagcagatgtgccTACAACGGATCCACCGTGTCCTGACCTCTTCCTGCGGTACTTTTCAGAGCAAACAGCCGGTGCTGTCATCCAGATGTGCAGGCTACACGAAGAAGAAGCCCCGAGGAAGGTGTGGCCAGTGAAACCCGACTCTCAGGTGCTGAGGGTGCTGCAGGCGGCAGAGCTTCAGCCCCTCACTCAGGAGCTGGGGAACGTCTCTCTCTGTGATGACGACTCTTCGAGCCCCGGTTCGTCTTCGGCTCTCTTTGCTTGTGTTGCATCATTTTAGATCCGCATCTGTTCAAACACGTCAAAGGGAACTGTCATTTGACAGTAGCTGAAAGCTTTCATTCTCAAAAGTCTCCTTCAACATTGTGATGCAAttgctgtgtttttgtattttatagaTGGCTTTTTTGAAATGATGTACCTTTTTTAGCACCTTTTTTGAGAGAATTCACAGCATTCTTGGTTCTGATGCTATATTATATGCACCGACATTATGTTCTACCCAGAAAAACCTAACCTGAGGGCACCGACCGAGCTTGTGAAGACACCGGACAAAATGTCGCCATCCGGTCTGATTGCCGTTCCCAGTCCTGAGGTCCAAAAGGAGCACGCCACCAGGGCTTCACCTCAGGAAATAtctgtagcagcagcactgccGCCCGGCCTTACTGATCCTCAGGGTCAGTCCGATGCTGACTGCTTATGTCATATGACTAGTTCATTTAAAGGGCACAGGAAAACCGTAATCATCTGATCTGTGTCGTCTAGATTATGCAGACGTGGAGTCGCTGGTTTTGGAAGAGGAACCTCAACAGGTCTTACGTGCTCCAACTGAAGTGCAAGAGGCCTGGGAACAAGGAAGCCAGCAGCAAATGTGATTATTTTTGATGCGTAATTGTGAAAATGTGATATACAAAAGTCTCTAAAGAGTGCATTTTCCTTGTAGGCCTCCAGGGGGTAACCCAGGACCAGTGTgttgtgaagaggaggagaagagtgaAGAGAAACCAAACGAATCCTCAGGTACCCAATCATGACATGTCCAAAATGTCAAGAATTCATTGATACAAATGAAATATCTCCTTTTATACTTTGGGGGAGTTGGGAGTGAGCTCGATGGAGCTCAACAACTGTGAAATGCAAAGTGTGAGGATGTATTTAAATCTGTCCTAACCTCTCATTTCCATGTACAGAAGAGCCCCTGTTCATGAAGTTGTGCTCCCCTGCTCACCGACGCACGGCTGCCCTCGCCATCCTCTCGGCCCAGTCCTCCGTGGACGACTCGTCCTCCTCGCTGACCTCTCGCTCCCGTTCCGTCTCGCCTCTGCGCTCCAAACACCACAACGCCCTTTTAATTGGCCTCTCCACAGGCATGTTTGACACCAACAACCCAAAGGTGAGCATATAAAACAGACTTTTTCAGACTTATCTAAATAGAAACAAGGCCCCCATCGGACTGAGCTACATCCTCCCCGCATTTAATTGTTATTTAATTTGATCTGGATCAAACCGGTGGCTGGTATTGAATTTGAGATGAGGACATTAGTAAATAATGATAATCTCTACATCCTCTGTTTCGATCGGACCCTCAGATGCTCCGGACGTGCTCCCTGCCAGACCTTAGCCGGCTCTTCGATGCGCAGCAGAGCTCTGCAGTGACAGACGCCAATGCCGCCCAAGACAACAACCTGGAGGTTGAGGACCTGGATGAGGCAGCGAAAGATGAAGAACAGTCAGAGAACGAAGAGTAAGATGAACGTACCTTGCAACCACAAAGCAGAGTGGCTGATAGTTTTGTAGTCTCTGCTCTTTCCCCCCACCCGAGTGCACAGGGTCCGATAACCGTATTCCCTTTTTCCAAGCGTGTCTGAGTATGAAGACCTTCGGAACATCCAGGCCTCCATGGAACGTCTGCTGCACGAGGAGGGGGAGCTAATGGGGTGCACCCCAGAGGTCAACGCAGGAGACTTCAATGGGAACCCACCAGAAGGCCAAGAGCTTTTCAACAGTCTAACGACCGAGATCGATCAGGACAATAACAACATGGTCGTAGATGACGACGATGAAGccgatgaagatgaagaggaggaggatgacggcgataaagaggaggcggaggaagaggattGCTCTAATGGAAGTCCTGCTGAGGAGGATCATAGTAACAACAGCCAGCTGAATGAAGAGTGGCATTCAGGTATGAGGTGTCGCGCACATTTGTGGGAAAAAAGGTTGTATTTCAGGTCCATTCCTTTATATGGTTCATGGATTCTTTTTGCATCGTTATTAAAGTCGCCAGACGTCTGTCTTCCCTTGCACCACAGATGGCAGTGGAGAGGACCAGTGTGCCGAGGCACCGTATCACGACAGCATCTTCAGTCGCCTGGAAGAGCTCCGCTtcaacctggagcagcagatgggCTTGGAAAAATGTATCCAGGCCTACAATAAGATCAAGGTGGGAACAATCAGGAGCTCTCCGACTTGCTGACGCTGGTGCCGTTCGCTCTGACTTCACACCTAACATTTCAGGCTATacatgaggatgaagatgagaacATTGACCAGGGCTCCAGTTTGGTGTTGAGCATCTTAGGAACTGAGCATCAGCATCTGTACCCCAACATCCTTCATCTGGTGATGGCAGACGGCGCCTACCAGGAAGGTTGGTGCCCTTCTCAGTTCGGCGTTCCTGTTAAATGCCAGTCTGATTATTAACtcataaaataaaagcaccttTGACCTGCCCGCCTGCTTGGATGCATCCGTCCTGAAGGCAATATGGTCAATATGTTCTTTTGAATCAGTGCTATGGAAGGTTTTCTTGTCACATAGATGTTATCTCTCTATTTTCAACTAACATGTACAGGAATGCTTGGATGATCCTGTTTATATAATCTAAACTGACTGTTTCACTGGCGGTGTCAATCCACCAATAATATAGTCTAATCAGTGACCTGCTTCTCTGATGAAAGATCTGATTCTTCCTGTCATTTCCGACTTTTTTTAGGTAATGATGCGTAATATTTTTGCTGTGGGCCCTCTGACAGCTGTGGCTATCTTCTGCTTAGCTGATGTCTTCCCCCCCGCCCACACCATCACCATGGAGATGAGTCGGTATGCACGCAGGGTTGCATTTAACGTCGTTTCAGGGACACCTGCATGATTAATCAACACTATTTCAGCTGTATTTTATAAGTGTGACTATCAAGAACTGGTGTTTGCACCAGAATCCTTTCAGAAGTGCTTTATCAGTTCCACGTCTGTATGAGCCAGTTTGTGGATTCACTCCTCACATGTAGTTTACTGATTCCATAAACCCCGTTGTGCTCGTGTTTGTGTCTGGTTCTGTtaactccagcagcaacagttcGGCTAGCAAAGGTTTGGTCCTCTCAGGTACTTTTTCTGACTTTCACCCCAAAATGCTTTAAGGTTAAACCACCTCTCCTCCTAAATGTCCGGTGATTTACTACAGAAAAACAACTTAACCTCTTTTTTCAGCTTTGTATCATTATTCTCTAGCCTGCTGCTGAAACAGAGGAATGTTGAGAGGCTGTATGTTGCCAGGATATTGTAGCACGACTGATATTAAAGTGTAGTGGAAGCGACCTCCATCAGATGGATGCTCTGATGAATCAAGCAATGGTACCGATGTAATCGATAACTCAGAATAGAAGTAAATGTAAATCTTATAATGTAATAAAGATTTGTAACAACCTCACGACTGGTGCCGTTTTGTCTCTTGACTTCATGCTGGGTAACATCTTAATTAGATCTTTTGGGATGTAATTCATTAACAGGTGTCTCAAGAAAACTTACAGAGTCTAATCCTGGCTTTTCAgtacagcaaaaaaaaattggaatatttaaaaaaaaaacaagcgtTTTCTGTAACTGATAAATATAAAATGCTGAGGACATGAAGGGCAGAGAAGGTCTGTTACCAAATGTGCGTGTTTATTCTCATTGAACGTTGTGATCGATGGCTTGGTTCTGGACAGCCAGCCTCGATCCTGTCGCACTAAATCAGACATGCGCTTGGAACTCTGAAGGCTCTTGTTATATTATTCCAGAGGGGCTGCAACTACAAATAaatctcagtgtgtgtctggggCCGTTGTTTGTTGTTGAAAATAGTCCTCCATGCTCGCCAGCGACAATAGTCTGATGACCCGTAAAGAAAAAGTGGACTGCTTCTCTTTTTAACTTCAAACACTTAACTAGAAGGAGCACTTTCGGTGCTATAATTATGGCATATTCACAATCAGATGCAAGCAGACGTTACTGCTTAGAAGGTGCATTTATATCATTCTGAATATGCAAAAGTAAGAATTGTTCTGAATATTTCAAGGTTCTCCTAAACGCATCACATTCTAAGCCACTTGAAAGGTATTTTCTTACCCGTGTGATGAATAATGCAATTTTAGTGAGGGATTTAATTAGAATTTCACCATGCAAATGTACATGGATATATGTTCTGACCCGCTGAGTGTTCATTTTATTGATGCTGTTAGCTGAAGGCTGGAGAGCAACAGCACTTAAAGCATCACAACAGgagtttttttaattaaatatttatgaagCATGGCggccttttcccttttttgtttcATAACAGtattctgctgtgttttacCTTGGTAGGGAACAGAATTTCATGTTCCCTGCAGGAGTTTTACTTTGATAAGGACGAGGACTGAGTCTTGTTCATGTTGGCTTCTAGAAGAAACAAACTTAATTTGACAGATTTCTGGTGTTTCCCCCCGAACTGGAGCAATAGGTACCGGTAAATAAAAATAGACTTGACTGTGTGGGGAAAACATGATGGAACAGTCTCGTCAGGGTTGGTATGATATTTGGGATGAAACCTTTTTTATTCAtaagggagaaaaaagagaaaaatccccCTCCAGGGAAATATATTCAGTCAGCCATTATCAGACAGCTTTCGTTGACATTCCCAGTCTCATTAGGAAGCAGTTTGCCCTGAGCTGGGTTTGTATGTCCTCTCAAAGACATAAAAAATGAATATTACTGACTCCTCTGATAAGAAGATCTCATTAAGCGAGTTTGAGCTGCTTTCAGATATAAAAAGAATGCCGTTCCAACCATGGATTTAGGCTCTTTGCCATTTGTACCTTTAACCTTTACAGTCACGGCACAAACCACTGAGGACGGTATTCTGTCATCATGATCTCTCCATATAAATcacatttctctctttgtcctccctcccccttttcttgtCCCATTTATAAGTGGTGACACAGctgtcagcctcctcacatgagGTCGTGTGCGAGCGTGGACGTTGTTTTGTCCTCAGGTGCAGCCATTTTGGGCGATTGTTGCATTTCAAAGGCTACAAATCATCTCTGCTGTCTTTGTGCATAACATTAAGCCGCAAATTCTACGGTGTTTCGGAATGTgtgcaggttgtgtgtgtgttcctctgcgcgtgtgtttgcgtgtgtggtTCTACACGGAGGtcaagcagagagggagggcagGGGCCATTGTctcagcagaggtggaggggtggaaTTGCTTCGTCTTTGCTGTGAGGAAATATGACCTGAGGGCCTCCTGCCAACTCCCATAGGATCACATGTGACAGAGGAGAGCCACCTCCACATAAATCTCCTCCTTTATtgctctttttcctccccctcagctctCCACACTTGCTCAATATGCAGCGGCTTCCACGtgagataaaaataaatcacatatTTACTGTCTGGCTATGCTGTTACTTTCCTAACTAGAGTATTTGAACTCAGATATGAATTCAGTTGCAAATGGATTGTTTGTCCTCTCATTCTGAATCTTCCGTTTCTTGGAGTTTTGACTTATTTCAATGTGATGTTGCATTAAATAGTACGTTAAATGAACAAGACAGTTTGTTTTCTACCTCTCAACATCCAGATTGGTGACTGACTCAACACCCCTTTGGACAATAATAGATGGTCGTTTGAATGTATCATAAAGCTTGGATTGTGTAGTTTCTGTGTTGTAAAATATGTATCTGTATATTAGATAATTATTAAAGCCATTTATGTATCAgtggttaattaaaaaaagaatctaaaTTCAAAATGAATGTTACATGAGAAGCGTAACATGATAAACAATAAGtgcagtttttttaaaatcacggATGAAAATATTAATAACATTCAATATGTACTCTTACAAATAGCTGTTTATTAACATTGGCTTCATGACATCTTCTTTTCTCCAGCAGCGCTCAAAGTACATGTGGATGTTAGGAAGCAGAGACATTGTTCATAGACATGATGTCTTTTTGCAGATGACATTTGGCCCGCACCTTTCCCAGGAATAATGAGACTGACGCGAACTCAACACAAGTctcactcccccctccctgAAATGCGAAGTGGTCGGATTTCAGTTGTGATCTGTTCAACTGGGGTACGAGGAGGTCCCGGGTGCCAGCTCACCCCCTCACCGCGTCGCAAAATAATCGAACAATTAACAGTTATTTTTCTCTTGGCCCTGAACGAGGTGCTGCGTTTTACACTTCATTACACGTTACAGGACTGTTGCGTTCACGTCCGTCCGACGCTGGTCGCTCCCCTCTCGCGGCGCGCCAATATTACAATGTTCCGTAGTGGCGCTCTTCGGTCGTAAACGGCTTCTCTGTAGCCTGCTGGTGTTTAAtataagagaaagaaaaacttttATTGAGGTATATTTATTGCACAGGACGTCAGTGTCGGTGACGACAAACAGCTTGAGACTACGCTCCCATTTTGGTAAAGTAGTTTATTTAGTAATCTGGAATCTTTGGAGTGCAATGATTGATTATTTCATTCACTCTTATCACGAACAACATATATATTTAATTCCGGGGGGCTACACGTGTAATTTGGAGACTCGCCCACGCGTACGTGCTAATTATCCGTGAATGTATAGTTTCCCGACGGTCCATGAAGGCGACACAAGCCCTCCCCCTCTTGCTtctggcagcggcagcagcgcgAGGGCAGAACACAAGTAGCGAACTAGCATGGCGCTCGGAGTTGGTCGTGTCTGCCTCTACCTTCCAGCTTTTGCCCCGCTATCTGCCCCCGCTGCTCCTACACCGCACCCTGTACGCTTCTAGGGACCCACACGCATCGCACCAACCGCGTTATTTGGTAATTAGTCGGCAGGGTTGAATTGTTTATTCAGGTGGCGTGCTAACTAGTGTAAGGTTAGCAAAAATCGGGAGACGGGGTACAACAAGAGGAGTCTTGTTTCGGAAGAGGTGAGTTAAACTCCAGTCGGCTGGCAAAGGGATTTTGAGTCGATGTGTATTACTTTTGCCCGACACAGAACACGGTTTACTCCAGTACGAATGCCCTTAAAAactttttattactttattacTAACTCTAACAAGGTAATATTTGAGCGAGCGACGCAACTCGGCGAAGCTACAAGCTCGTTGGTTTAATATTAATAGGGGACAAAAAATACCCAAAACGAAATAAACACCCGACTGCTTTCTTCAACACCCTTATAAAAAGTCGAAAGTGCCAGCTTACttattttcctgctgctgtgttatGTAATAaagccttttcccctcctctgcaCTAATGTTGCGCACTTGCTCGGTTAAAATCTTCGCATGTTTTGTTGTCGGCATTTACAGATTTAAATACTTGTGTGAttcagatgtgtgtttttttttttaaaattacccATCAACTCATCAAAGTTAATCAGTTTCTTGATTAAGTGTTTGCACTCATTAATCACAGTCCTGCCGGTCACtcctctgtccgtccgtccgtccgtcccttcGTGCTGACGGCAACTTTTAACCATTTTCCAGCTTTAAAAATTGTAATTTTACTTTTCCTAACGTAGTTGTGTTGTTTCTTCGTAGTTTATCTCTGAATTGCAGCGTTAGATGTGTATAtgcggtgttttttttttgttgtttttttaaacctttgtcCATATCTTCTGTCTGTAACATACCAACCATGAACTATTTCTTCCTCGACGTGTTCATTAACGTGCACGTTTTGACCCATATAGCTGATGCAGATGCCATGGCCACAGCTGAGTTATGGGAGTGACGTGACGCCGGTGCCTCATCCACGCTGAAACCGTATCGGCAtcatgtttttctgctgaagCGGCAGCAGAACGCGGAGAGAATGGATGAATCTGTACTGTTGGACTTGCTCGAGTGCCCCGTGTGTCTCGAGCGGCTGGACGCCTCGGCAAAAGTGCTCCCCTGTCAGCACACCTTTTGTCGCCGCTGTCTCCAAGGCATCCTCGGCTCGCGCGGGGAGCTGCGCTGCCCGGAGTGCCGCACGCTGGTGGAGTGTGCCGTGGACGAACTCCCCAGCAACATCCTCCTCGTGCGCCTCTTGGATGGCATCAAGCAACGACCTCGAAAGGCTGGACCTGGAGCGGGAGTCTGCACGAACGGTACTTCTGGCGCTGTGGCCAGATCGCACAACAGTGGGACCAGAGACCAAGGCACCCCCGGAACACAGCCCCAGAGAACCCAGGCAAAGAGCACCCTCGTCCGGGTGAGTACACGCCATACGAGCGCCGATCTTGCAACAAACAGGAGCGATTTGAGCATTAAAAGCAGCTTGTTGCATTACTGACTCACTAATCTCTCTTTGAGATTAACTGTCATTGTTACAAATGGCTGCGATTGAGACCAGTTTGCTCTTAAGGCAACAAATTATTCCTCTGTCTGCTGAGTTTTTCCCACTCGTAAACATTCTCCGTGCTCTTGCTTACTTTCCGACGGAGCCATCTGCCAAAGTCTCCCTTGCACTTGAGATTCTGGCTGCAGTTCTTCTTGTGAATGTACGTGAGAAATTCAGGGTGGAACTACAGAGTGCTGGTTTAGGTGGCGAGAAGACGAGAAAAGTGTTCCATGTTGTGTGTTCGAGTTACTGGAGTTTTTCACTGGTTTTAGGAGCGGAGCAAGAAAAATATTGTCATTACCCTGTCCTCCTGTGAACTTATGAAACGTCTTACTGCCCACAAGGTTTGTAGGAGGAAAGGATGAACGCAAAGTCTGTCAAAATCTACTCCCCCCCAGAACATTTGTTGATGGTTTAATGGAAAATCACAGCTTCgtttggggcggggggggggggggggggggcaagtttAAACTGCAGTCAAGGATTCACACACTTTTTACTGTGTGGCTTTGACATTCACTGCATTTTTGAAACACTGGCAGAACAAATGCAAGAAGCCCCTGTTCCAGC encodes:
- the nek1 gene encoding serine/threonine-protein kinase Nek1 isoform X3; this translates as MEKYEKVKKIGEGSFGKAILVKSKEDESQYVIKEISISRMSSQERQESRKEVAVLANMRHPNIVQYKESFEEGGCLYIVMDYCEGGDLFKKINSQKGVLFSEDQILNWFVQICLALKHVHDRKILHRDIKSQNIFLTKNGTVQLGDFGIARVLNSTVELARTWIGTPYYLSPEICENKPYNNKSDIWALGCVLYEMCTLKHAFEAGNMKNLVLKIIRGSYPPVSVHYSQDLRSLLAQLFKRSPRERPSVNSILDKPFLAGRIERFLSPEIIAQEFHHHVLHKQPKAGAVPGPAAKRSAPGCTPVTPAQKITKPACKPRVPLIEKLRKASDAAKKAAERKPAAKHKPAPHPAAPQRRVSQVEEERKKHEEGCRKKKMELIEKERKKREQMFLLKAEQMKRYEKEKLNRINQAREQGWKHVLSLSGGSSPERKCFVGGVKRAAPGAVQGPAPGPLPNKNLYEHHYAALDQLAKPQTKTVSAEGSAGPGSPIRGVHAAVAPGPPNGPSALLNTELIKRELQKLQGVPYQPHFSRQRAQVARGRAHQVEEFLQRKREAMLNKVRAEGQLEYLSRLRQIRLQNFNERQQIKARLRGERYDSDGSDSQESTEEAALRRKKIEALKAQANARAAVLKEQLEKKRREAHEKEKKAWEDHLAARGMKVSTAAAGNAAEALAASSTSQSPPPESNPPQQEPAAKAPVLPVPQIQTSSAVSMTAALKNVGAITPMKESLPDLERATIIQSEKKEILRRLNQNLKESPVAEAEALMPTPGGPCGTGQEPHTDAGEQPSPSRDRKKWEAAELFALPVPQQTLEETCSTINASCVSPEQPPSSGGDRKRWEAGVVLVPSVAQQTLEETSLATVEQTAGAVIQMCRLHEEEAPRKVWPVKPDSQVLRVLQAAELQPLTQELGNVSLCDDDSSSPEKPNLRAPTELVKTPDKMSPSGLIAVPSPEVQKEHATRASPQEISVAAALPPGLTDPQDYADVESLVLEEEPQQVLRAPTEVQEAWEQGSQQQMPPGGNPGPVCCEEEEKSEEKPNESSEEPLFMKLCSPAHRRTAALAILSAQSSVDDSSSSLTSRSRSVSPLRSKHHNALLIGLSTGMFDTNNPKMLRTCSLPDLSRLFDAQQSSAVTDANAAQDNNLEVEDLDEAAKDEEQSENEDVSEYEDLRNIQASMERLLHEEGELMGCTPEVNAGDFNGNPPEGQELFNSLTTEIDQDNNNMVVDDDDEADEDEEEEDDGDKEEAEEEDCSNGSPAEEDHSNNSQLNEEWHSDGSGEDQCAEAPYHDSIFSRLEELRFNLEQQMGLEKCIQAYNKIKAIHEDEDENIDQGSSLVLSILGTEHQHLYPNILHLVMADGAYQEGNDA